Proteins from a single region of Oryza brachyantha chromosome 6, ObraRS2, whole genome shotgun sequence:
- the LOC102710598 gene encoding cold-responsive protein kinase 1-like, whose product MSCFPLFFKRSRTVQQQTDPSNEDFAGAENITRYSYKELAKATLNFDQSNKIGEGGFGPVYKGTLKDGTNVAVKLLSLQSRQGVKEFLNELIAISDISHENLVKLHGCCVEGRHRILVYNYLENNSLAHTLLGSRQSNIQFNWRTRVNICIGVARGLAFLHDGVRPHVVHRDIKASNILLDKDLTPKISDFGLAKLLPSDASHVSTRVAGTLGYLAPEYAIRGQVTRKSDVYSYGVLLVEIVSGRCNTDTKLPYEDQILLEKTWKYYDQGHLEEIIDSSIGDDVDVDEACRFLKVGLLCTQDITKRRPYMSTVISMLTGEMEVDKEKINKPDVIRDFSDLKLRSKATSSSSLLTSIMAHSTPSSSQETTRTSITFTAISDR is encoded by the exons ATGAGTTGTTTTCCCCTCTTTTTCAAAAGGTCAAGGACCGTGCAGCAACAAACTGATCCATCTAATGAAG ACTTTGCTGGTGCTGAGAACATTACAAGATACAGCTATAAGGAGCTGGCTAAGGCAACACTGAATTTTGACCAATCCAATAAGATTGGTGAGGGAGGTTTTGGACCTGTATACAAG GGAACTCTGAAGGATGGAACAAATGTTGCAGTAAAGTTACTGTCTTTACAGTCTAGACAAGGTGTGAAGGAGTTCCTCAATGAACTTATTGCAATCTCTGACATTTCTCATGAGAATCTTGTCAAACTTCATGGCTGTTGTGTGGAGGGGAGGCACAGAATACTCGTGTACAATTATCTTGAAAACAATAGCCTTGCACATACCCTTCTAG GTTCTAGGCAAAGTAACATACAGTTCAACTGGAGAACTCGAGTAAATATATGCATTGGTGTTGCCAGGGGACTGGCATTCCTTCATGATGGTGTCCGCCCTCACGTTGTCCACCGGGACATCAAAGCCAGCAATATACTTCTTGATAAAGACCTCACACCGAAAATTTCTGACTTTGGTTTAGCAAAGCTTCTACCCTCAGATGCATCACATGTTAGCACAAGAGTCGCAGGAACACT AGGTTACTTGGCTCCTGAATATGCAATCCGAGGACAAGTGACACGGAAGTCAGATGTTTATAGCTATGGTGTTCTTCTTGTGGAAATAGTCAGTGGAAGATGCAACACTGACACCAAATTGCCCTACGAAGACCAGATCCTTCTCGAGAAG ACATGGAAATATTATGACCAGGGGCATTTGGAGGAGATCATAGACAGTTCTATCGGCGATGACGTGGATGTCGATGAAGCCTGCAGATTCTTGAAAGTTGGTCTCTTGTGCACCCAGGACATCACAAAACGTCGACCGTACATGTCCACGGTGATCAGCATGTTAACAGGTGAGATGGAGGTCGACAAAGAGAAGATCAACAAGCCTGATGTAATCAGGGACTTCAGTGATCTCAAGCTCAGGAGCAAGGCCACATCATCCTCCTCATTGTTGACCTCCATCATGGCGCACTCAACTCCCTCGTCGTCTCAAGAGACGACGCGCACCTCCATCACATTCACCGCGATATCGGACCGCTGA